The window CTATATATACTTTTAGGGTTTTTATTACAGCAGGTTTTGGAGTTGTTCTCCTCTGGAGTCGAACATGGGCATATTCATCATCATGGACATCATCATGGCATAGAATCAGGAGTTTGGACTTTGATGATAGGTTTATTTTTGCATGCATTTTTGGAGGGAACTCTACTTTCTCAAGATGGGGTTTTGGTAGCTCATAATCATACTGCACATGAAGGACATCATCATCATCATGGTAGTAATAACCTCCTGTTTGGTATTATGCTTCATAAAGGACCTGAAGCCTTCGCTCTCGTAGCTGTGTTGATGAGTGCTTTAAAAAAACGTTGGGTATTTGTCCTTCTGGTAATTTTTGCTTTGGCTTCTCCACTTGGGATGATGTTGAGTTCGGTACTATTCGATCAGGGATTTATAGGAAGAGGTGCTCTAAATGTCTTCTATGGAATGGTTGCAGGTGGCTTTTTACATATTTCTACCACCATTTTCTTTGAAAGTAGTCCTGATCATAGGTTTCATTTAAACAAAGTCATCATTAGCATTATCGCTTTCGCTTTAGCGATTTCGTTTGAGTTGCTTTCGTAGAAAGTAAAGATGGAATCTATTCGATATATCAATATATAATTTGGTTTTTTGCTTTTGATTGACAACAAAATCTGATATATTGCTAATATATTATACTTTC is drawn from Belliella baltica DSM 15883 and contains these coding sequences:
- a CDS encoding zinc permease produces the protein MLLNFLLLFFTALIAGSLAYFIPSWQERYFKLILVFAGSYLFAITVLHILPELFVGSEDATKMGLYILLGFLLQQVLELFSSGVEHGHIHHHGHHHGIESGVWTLMIGLFLHAFLEGTLLSQDGVLVAHNHTAHEGHHHHHGSNNLLFGIMLHKGPEAFALVAVLMSALKKRWVFVLLVIFALASPLGMMLSSVLFDQGFIGRGALNVFYGMVAGGFLHISTTIFFESSPDHRFHLNKVIISIIAFALAISFELLS